From one Lycium ferocissimum isolate CSIRO_LF1 chromosome 5, AGI_CSIRO_Lferr_CH_V1, whole genome shotgun sequence genomic stretch:
- the LOC132058254 gene encoding TPD1 protein homolog 1-like isoform X1 has product MSSQSLKRRTRISLTFFLLLIIGLEIFTGRPIGVNFMAEANLSVTGNTNVGPPHRKFLNQGRPSGLNFMAEASSSVSGNTNIGPHHRKLLNQGNEVETNRIWGDKCSKSDIVINQGPTAPLPSGIPTYTVEIMNVCVSGCDISGIHLKCGWFSSARLINPRIFKRLRFDDCLVNNGKPLINGHTISFQYANTFRYPLTVSSVVC; this is encoded by the exons ATGAGCTCTCAATCATTGAAACGGCGAACCAGAATCAGTTTGACGTTCTTCCTTCTCTTAATCATTGGATTGGAGATTTTTACAG GCAGACCTATTGGTGTTAATTTCATGGCGGAAGCAAATTTATCTGTGACCGGAAACACAAATGTTGGTCCTCCTCATCGCAAGTTTCTTAATCAAG GCAGACCTAGTGGTCTTAATTTCATGGCGGAAGCAAGTTCATCTGTCAGCGGAAACACAAATATTGGTCCTCATCATCGCAAGCTTCTTAATCAAG GGAATGAAGTGGAAACAAACCGGATATGGGGTGACAAGTGTTCAAAATCAGATATAGTTATAAATCAGGGGCCCACAGCGCCATTACCCAGTGGTATACCAACCTACACAGTTGAAATTATGAACGTATGTGTGTCTGGCTGTGACATTTCAGGCATCCATTTGAAATGTGGCTGGTTCAGTTCTGCTCGTCTTATTAACCCTCGTATTTTCAAAAGACTacgttttgatgattgtcttgTCAACAATGGCAAGCCTCTTATTAATGGCCATACTATATCCTTCCAATATGCCAACACTTTCCGTTACCCACTCACTGTTTCCTCAGTTGTCTGCTGA
- the LOC132058254 gene encoding TPD1 protein homolog 1-like isoform X2, which produces MSSQSLKRRNRISLTFFLLLIVGSEFFTGRPSGLNFMAEASSSVSGNTNIGPHHRKLLNQGNEVETNRIWGDKCSKSDIVINQGPTAPLPSGIPTYTVEIMNVCVSGCDISGIHLKCGWFSSARLINPRIFKRLRFDDCLVNNGKPLINGHTISFQYANTFRYPLTVSSVVC; this is translated from the exons ATGAGCTCTCAATCATTGAAACGGCGAAACAGAATCAGTTTAACGTTCTTCCTTCTCTTAATCGTTGGATCCGAGTTTTTTACAG GCAGACCTAGTGGTCTTAATTTCATGGCGGAAGCAAGTTCATCTGTCAGCGGAAACACAAATATTGGTCCTCATCATCGCAAGCTTCTTAATCAAG GGAATGAAGTGGAAACAAACCGGATATGGGGTGACAAGTGTTCAAAATCAGATATAGTTATAAATCAGGGGCCCACAGCGCCATTACCCAGTGGTATACCAACCTACACAGTTGAAATTATGAACGTATGTGTGTCTGGCTGTGACATTTCAGGCATCCATTTGAAATGTGGCTGGTTCAGTTCTGCTCGTCTTATTAACCCTCGTATTTTCAAAAGACTacgttttgatgattgtcttgTCAACAATGGCAAGCCTCTTATTAATGGCCATACTATATCCTTCCAATATGCCAACACTTTCCGTTACCCACTCACTGTTTCCTCAGTTGTCTGCTGA